One Ananas comosus cultivar F153 linkage group 1, ASM154086v1, whole genome shotgun sequence DNA window includes the following coding sequences:
- the LOC109714463 gene encoding protein ECERIFERUM 26-like, translated as MTAGGERKGGRGTGRGRVTVVAKSTAVGVKPVRAGKTHPLSAPDHAMGRHTLHLVYYYRPSPALDRDRLLESLSEVLSYYPAMTGRLTWQHHDPQDETAGAGSGAWVVKCNDAGVRMVDARADATLEEWLRTASDEEEMELAYWEPMGPEPYVWSPYYIQITEFKEKGYGVGVSCTHMHGDPTCVAVFLKAWSDAHRRAVLAHHPFFQPTAFLSPFAALASLFWLRIASASSSSSPAAAAAAVEGEAALTLGVDFRKRMSAPLPMGYYGNAVFFSRARADLSRGWAHAAAELDRHVAELDEGRDVWAHAQWLRARPRDAPFQMYGPELTCVALDHVPAYAAEFEAGVGPAHAAFRIGGAEGEGLIVVAPSPPEAGDAARTVTLTLPSELTAQICRDDHILRYGPAIMFAPPKI; from the exons ATGACGGCAGGGGGGGAGAGGAAGGGGGGGAGGGGGACGGGGAGGGGGAGGGTGACGGTGGTGGCGAAGTCGACGGCGGTGGGGGTGAAGCCGGTGCGGGCGGGGAAGACGCACCCGCTGTCGGCGCCGGACCACGCGATGGGGCGGCACACGCTGCACCTGGTCTACTACTACCGCCCCAGCCCCGCCCTGGACCGGGACCGCCTCCTGGAGTCGCTCTCCGAGGTGCTCTCCTACTACCCGGCCATGACCGGCAGGCTGACGTGGCAGCACCACGACCCGCAGGACGAAACGGCCGGCGCCGGCTCCGGGGCCTGGGTGGTGAAGTGCAACGATGCGGGCGTCCGCATGGTGGACGCGCGTGCGGACGCCACGCTGGAGGAGTGGCTGAGGACCGCGAGCGACGAGGAGGAGATGGAGCTGGCCTACTGGGAGCCCATGGGACCCGAGCCCTACGTTTGGTCCCCCTACTACATCCAG ATAACGGAGTTCAAGGAAAAGGGGTACGGGGTGGGCGTGAGCTGCACCCACATGCACGGCGACCCCACCTGCGTGGCCGTCTTCCTGAAGGCCTGGTCCGACGCCCACCGGCGCGCCGTCCTCGCCCACCATCCTTTCTTCCAACCAACCGCCTTCCTCTCCCCTTTCGCCGCGCTCGCCTCCCTCTTCTGGCTCCGcatcgcctccgcctcctcctcctcctcccctgcggcggcggcggcggcggtggagggggAGGCGGCGCTGACCCTGGGCGTTGACTTCCGGAAGCGCATGTCGGCGCCCCTCCCCATGGGGTACTACGGCAACGCGGTGTTCTTCTCCCGCGCCCGCGCCGACCTGTCCCGCGGCTGGGCCCACGCGGCCGCCGAGCTGGACCGCCACGTGGCGGAGCTCGACGAGGGCCGCGACGTGTGGGCCCACGCCCAGTGGCTCCGCGCGCGCCCCCGCGACGCGCCCTTCCAGATGTACGGGCCCGAGCTCACGTGCGTCGCGCTCGACCACGTGCCCGCCTACGCCGCCGAGTTCGAGGCCGGGGTGGGCCCCGCCCACGCCGCGTTCCGGATCGGCGGGGCCGAGGGCGAGGGCCTGATCGTCGTCGCGCCCTCTCCCCCCGAGGCGGGCGACGCCGCGCGGACGGTCACGCTCACGCTCCCCAGCGAACTCACGGCTCAGATCTGCCGCGACGACCACATACTGCGATACGGCCCCGCCATCATGTTCGCGCCCCCCAAAATTTAA